DNA from Pelagibacterium nitratireducens:
CCCGATTTCACCCCACCCGATTATCGTCCTGTAGAGCTCGACAATGACTGCCCTTCAAACTGCCCCGCTGACCTTCGAAACCCTCTATAGCGAGCCCAGCATCATCGGCACCCTGCCCCTTGGCGCATGCTGGTCGGCGGATGGCAAAAAGCTGGCGTTTCTCTGGAACGATGCCGGCCACACCTTCCGCGATATCTGGATCTGGGAAAAGGATGGCAAGCGCGTTAGCCGACGCACCCGGCTTGGCATCGACAGGACCAGCGGCGAAGCCAGGGGCATTTCCGAACTCGCCTGGATCGGATCGGACCGCCTTGCCTTTGTCCTGGACGGACAACTTTATAGTGTCGAAAGCGATGGCGCCATTGGCCCGTTGGCGATCGGCGCGGCGGTTGTGCGCTCGCTTGTCACGAGCCCCTCTGGGGATAGGTTGGCCTTTATTGCCGGCTCATCATTGATGACAATCGCGGTATCGGGCACCACGCGAGCTGACCCTCTCGTAATGGGCACTGGTTTTGTGGGCATCGAATCCTTCAAATGGTCGTCCGACGGCAAACAGATTGTCTTCGTCGAGTCCGATGACACCAACACCCGAAAAATCGAAATTGCCTATGATGCCAGGGGCGAAGCCCGAAGGGACCGGTTCACCCGCGCTTTTCCGGGGGATTTGCTGACGCGCCGCAGGATCGGTCTCATCGACGTCGCGGGCGGAGAGCCCCTGTGGTTCGAACGTCCCGATGCCGAAGACGCAATCTGGGGTTATGGCCTGTCGCCCGATGGAAATGCGCTGTTCATCAGCAGCAGCGTTCTCTCGATCAAAACGCATACCGTCTACATGTTCGACGTGCGATCGGGGGTGCGGACCGTCCATTATTCGGCGCATGACGCCTTCAAGATTCGCCCCGATTGGCAGGTCGAGTTTGCCCCCGACGGCAGGACGCTGATTATCCTGACTGATCGCGACGGGTTCAATCATCTCCATAGTCTCCCCACCGCGGGCGCGGCCCTTGAGCCCATCACGGCCGGCGCCTGGGAGATCGCCGAATTCGCCGTCGATGCCGCCAATGGCACCATCTACTTTGTCTCCAACGCGTCGCATCCGGCGGAACGCCAAATCTATTCGGTGCCGCTGACTGGAGGCCCTGTTTCGCAACTGACGCGAGCCGCAGGAATTCACGTGCCCATCTATGCGCCGGATTTCAGTGCATTTGCCGACCTGTTCAGCAACGACATGACCCCGCCGGAGCTCTTCGTTCGGGCCCTTCCGGACGCGTCCGACGACCACCAGATTACCCGGTCGCCGCGCCCCGAATTTGCCGATCACAACTGGGCCGAAGTGCGCTATGTGCCGTTCCAGAGCCACATCGATGGCGCCGAACTTGTGGCAAGGGTCATGCTTCCCGCCAATTTCGAGCCCGATGGCAGCCACCCCATGGTTGTTGGCTCTGTCTATTCCGACGGGCTTCTTAATCAGTGGGGCGGACGGGCGGCCCATCCCAGCTGGGGCATCGATCAGTATCTGGCCTCACGTGGTTTCGTGGTGGTAAGCCCGGAAATCCGCGGCAGCTTCGGGCGGGGCCGCGACTGGAACCGCCCCATGCTCAACAGCTATGGAAGCCAGGACATCGAGGATATTGCAGACTGCGTCAAAGCCCTCGTCGATCTGGGCTATGCCGATGGGCGGCGTGTCGGCCTTTGGGGGTCGAGCTATGGCGGACTGATGACGTTGATGTCGTTGTTCAAAAAGCCCGGATTTTATGCCGCCGGCTTTGCCGGCGCACCCGCCACCAACGTCTGGCACGCTTATCCCGAACAGGGCTGGATCATGGGGCTGACAGAGGGCGATGACTTTGTCGACCGCTACCGCGCCCAGTCGGCGCTGTTCCACAGCAAGGACCTTCAAGATCCCCTGATGATCCTGCACGGGACCAAGGATGAAGTGGTTCTTTATGCCGATACCATCGCCCTGGTCGAAAAGCTGATCGCGCAGAACAAGAAGTTCGAACTCGTAACGCTGCCCGGGACGGGGCACGCCTGGGCAAAGCAGGATCTGGCGCTGACGCGCTTCGCCTATGGAAAGCTTGCCGACTTTTTCGAAAAGACCCTGAAGGGCTCCAGGTAAGCCCGGCGTTCTTGTCTGACGCATGAATCCCCCGCTCCGTGCCCTTATCGGTCGGCGAATTTTTAGCGCGACGCCTCAATATCGCTTGGTGGGCTTATGGGCCCCAAATGCTGGCGGCACCCGATACGCGAGCCGCTTGCTTTTCTGCGCCGGTGACGAGAAGGGTCGTACCGCCATGGGGTTCGGTCGAAATGGCCGAGGACGCCTATTGCGATCCCTCGACTTTGCCGCAGATTGCCAAGAGTACCCCATCTGCTACAATCTGGCCGGGGAACGGGGGCTTGGCACTGGCTTATGGTTGGATCTGAACCTGGTTGGGAAGAACAGGATCTCGACCGCGTCAGGACGCGGCGCAAAGCTTTGCTCAGCCTGCTGGAAGCCGATATTTCGCTTTTGATGAATGGCGCCGGGACGGGGTCTGCGGACCTCAAGCTCGAACAGGCATTGCGGCTCGAAGCCGCTTCGCTCAGCAAGGTGCGACTGTGGCATTTTGTTTGGTCTCTGCCGAAAGGGACGCGGCTGGCCGGCCTGGCGGCTGGAAGTGAGCCGCAGTTTGTCGACGCTTTCGTGCTGGCGGGTCCGGCGTCTCTGGCACGGATTGCCGGTGCCTTCCGCAAGCCGGATTTTTCCGCAAGCGATCTCTACGCAGCGCGCCAGACATTGGGCGGCGACGATGTGCGACGCTATGTCGGCTCGTTGGGGTCGGAAGCCGGCGAGGTCACATCGCGCCTGATCGAATGTCTGAAGACGGCCGACCGGAGGGAAGGCGCGATCTGCCTCGGGATGGATCTGGCCTGGCCGAACTCGATTGGCACCGATCAGGAGAACAAGCTCGCCTTTACCGCCGAGATTGCGGACGGCAACGCGGACTGGTCGCCGGCCAGCCTGAGGCAGAACAAGATGCTTGCGGCAAACAAGGACTTCGTCGAAGCGCTGATCGCGGCAAGCGTTGCGACGCGCGAGGACGTCTCCGCGGCGGCCAGACGCGACCGGGAGCGGCGCGAAAAGGAGGAGCCGCTGCGCATGCTTTTCGATGGCAATTCGGTCAGCAGCGAGGTCTTGTCGTTCAATTCGCGTGCGGAAGCGGACCTTGTGGGATTTTCCGGGCCGGTGGAAGGCGAAGCCGTGGTTCTCAAGGTTGCCGAACTCCCGTTCTACAAGCGTACGCGCCTCATCGACATGCTGGACCGGCGGAGTGGCTATCCCAAGATAGCCCGCTTCATGGGCGAATACAGCATGGAGGGCAATGTCATCAGCTACGAACGCGTGCTGCCGATCGATTGGCAGTCCCGCACAATCTTTGCCAAGAACGCCTCCGAGAACCTGCGCCTGACGGCGGAAACGGTCCCCTCGTATCTGAAGTTTTTCTGCCAGTACATCAGGGGCAGCGACGGGTATTTCCGCATCATTGAAGACCCCGCCGAGTTGTCCTGGCTGGGCATCAGCAACGACGCCGCCCGAAGGGCAGCGAACCATATCCATCCCATAGAACTGTGGACGCCGGAGGCGGTGCCCGACCCGACCGGGGACGCCGCCATGCAAGGCCAGGGATGCTATCTGGCGCGCGGTTGGGTCATCTATTCCCGCGCCTTGTTCGCGGCGGTCTTTTTGGTTTCCGAAACCGGGGCCGTGCGGATGATCGAGGACCAGCCCTTCGGCGCACAATTGCCCATAGTGCCCGAGACGATCAGCAAAAAGACCCACTTCATCTACCTGCTCAGAGAAGAGGCGCAGGCATGACCGGCGAAATGGACGCACGCGACTTCAAGGAGTTCATACGGCTCGGCCAGTTCGAAAAGATTGAACGCGCGCGCGTCACAGGCGAAGTGAGTTTTCGCGGCGAGGAAATTCCCCGCAACCTTCGCCTTCTCTACGTTACATTTCTGGGACCCGTCGATTTTGGCGACGCCCGGATTTCGGGGTCGCTGGACCTGACCGGATGCTGGTTTGGACGCACATTGAGCCTGTCCAATGCAATGATCGATGGTGAACTCATCCTTGACGATGTGGTCGTGGAGTCGACGGCCCAAAACGGGAAAGCCGGCGACTACGATCGGGCGGTCGTCGGGACTGCGCTCGATGCAAGCGGACTTCGGGTGACCGGTCGGCTCAGCGGCGCATTCCTTTCGGTGGTCGGTTTCGCCGATTTCTCTCACGCCAGGATCGACGCCAATGCAGCGTTCCTGGCCTTCGAGATCCGCAGATCCTTTGCGATGTCGGGGCTCACTGTCGGCGGCGATCTGCACCTGACGGCAGGCTATCGCTCAGGCGCTACAACAAAGGGCTTTGTCGCGGGCAACCTTGACGCCGCAAATGTTTCTGTGCGGGGCAATGTGTTCATTGCCGGTGTCCACATCAACGGCAATCTCAATTTGTGGTCGGCCGATATCAGCGGCAATTTCTGGCTGACCCCTGCCGTTTTCAAGGGAAGCGAGGCCGTGGCTTCGGTTGTTCGCGGTGACATGCATCTCGGCGCCAGCACGGTGCGCGGCCACGTCCAATTCGAATCCGTGCAGATCGATGGGGTGCTCAAACTCTATTCGGTGGACATCGGACCCTTGCGCATCAAGCACGCCAACGATGCCGATGCCGGACCTCTGGGACGCCGGGGGTGTCGACTCGGTGGAATGTGGGCGCTGGGCGCCAGGATCCGGGGAGACGCGCTTCTATACAATCTCGAGGTTTCCGGATTCGGCGTCGGCGGGGAGCGGGCGGTGGATCTCTCGCAGGCTACCATCGAAGGCAACCTTCGGCTTTGGGCGCCCGGCCAATTCCTCGAGGAGGGCATGAGGGTCACCAATGGAGCCGACATGCCCGAGGACCGGCAGAGCCTGATCGTGGGCGACATCGACCTTAGCGGCTGCTCGATCGGAGGCGACTGCAATCTCACCAATCTGCAGGTTGACGGAGCCGTACTGCTGGACGATGCGGAAGTAACAGGTGACGTGCTGTTTCAGTCAGCTGTCTCTCTGCTTGACTCGCTACAGACCCAGGAGCGCCATCGCGACCTCTACAACCGGCTGGTGCAGCATGCGCTCGAGGACAGGACCGGGAAGCCAATGGCGCGGGTCAGGCGTCTTTCAATGGTCATGTTGCGTTGCCACAATGATGTCGATCTCAGTGGCCTGACGTTGCGGGCGACGGAGGCCGAAGTCCGCAGCCATAGCGGCTACGGCACCATCGACGCTCACGACATCACAGTGGCCGGTCACCTGTGGCAGTACCGGACCGTGGGGCATCAGCGCTGGCAGCAGATTGCGGGCGGCGATGTCGGTATCAGGCCGCCGAACTCGGATGCACAGATACCGGGCAGCGCCGACTTCTCGGGATCGAAGGTCTGGCACATGTGCCTTTCGGGCGCCAGCTTCCAGACCCCGGTTACCAGAAGAGAGGATGCCGAAACGGTTGAGCGCGAACGCGGGCTCATCCTGGCGGGTGCCAAGATCAATGAACTCGAGATCACCCCGCTTTCGAGCCGGCACATCTTTCCCATTCCCATCAACCTGGCCGATACGGCCGTTACGCTGTGGAATCTGCACGACGCTGACGACAACCGGTTCACACGCTACAAGTCACTGCTCGAGAGCGATGCCACCTTCAGGCGCTCGACCTATCTCGCCGCTGAGTCCAGCCTGCGCAACAGAGGCCATGAAGCCGAGGCCGACGCTATCTACCGGGAAATGGTCAGACGTGGCCACAGGGAGCGCGTTCGCCGCCGTTTCTGGCCCTCTCTGCTCGAAATCACCATGGTGGGCGTTCCGGCCATGCTGATCTCAATGACCCTGCAGCTCGACTTGCTGGTCATCCTCGCCACAATACTGATTGCCGCGCTGCTGTCGCGGCCGCTGGTGGCCTTTGTGCGCTGGCTGTTGTGGGACTGGCTGCTGGGATTCGGAACGCGACCCATAAGGATCGGCGTCGTGATCCTTATTTTCCTGATTATCTCGTTTGCCGCGGTCTATTTGGATTCGCGGAATATCGGGCCCACAATCGGCGCCGAGGTTGCGACCCCCGATAGCCCCTCGTACCCGCAGAGGTGGGACTTGTGGGACGGCGCCGCCATAACGCTGCGCGTCCATGTTCCACTGGCAAATTGGGGGGTGCGCGACGACTGGCAACTGGCCGACGCTCCCGAGAGGAGCCTGTATTTCGCACAAACGCGCGTCGAAGGGGTCAGGCCGGAAGATTACGGCATGCTCATGATGATTCTGAACTTTTTGGCGTGGCCGCCCTTTCTCGCATTTGCCCTGCGCCGCGCCTTCCGCTTCGCATCCTAACGCCGGGCGCCCAATTCGGGTGCGGCCCCGATGATCTTTTCGCCCGAACGCGAGCGGCGGGACGCCGCGAATTTTTGGCCCATGCAGGGAAAGTGGCGCGCCGGTCAGAACAAACCTGCGAACACTTACTGCATTGAGTTACTCGGTAATTTACAGCCATATACGAGAGTTTCGTGCCTGTTGTCACCGTATATGGAGTGACCGGGAAGGGGTCCGGCGCACTCTTCTGTCCGGCCCGTTGATGCAGCCACGAGAGACTGCTGGCCCTGATGGGGTCGGCGAACAAGGCCCCAATCTGGTTATCGGGCTATTGCGCCTCAGACAGTCCATGGGTTGTCCTTGCTCCCGGCCTGACCCGTATCGCCATCACTTCGCTTCGCTCTTACAACCTCATGGAGCCGATTGATCGGTTCGAACTGGTATCCGCTTTAGGGTCACCTCATAGGTTTGGAACATGGCGGGCTTGATAGGTCTCGGCCCGAGCCACTATCGCCCGGACCTCACCGCATGGTGGGG
Protein-coding regions in this window:
- a CDS encoding S9 family peptidase; its protein translation is MTALQTAPLTFETLYSEPSIIGTLPLGACWSADGKKLAFLWNDAGHTFRDIWIWEKDGKRVSRRTRLGIDRTSGEARGISELAWIGSDRLAFVLDGQLYSVESDGAIGPLAIGAAVVRSLVTSPSGDRLAFIAGSSLMTIAVSGTTRADPLVMGTGFVGIESFKWSSDGKQIVFVESDDTNTRKIEIAYDARGEARRDRFTRAFPGDLLTRRRIGLIDVAGGEPLWFERPDAEDAIWGYGLSPDGNALFISSSVLSIKTHTVYMFDVRSGVRTVHYSAHDAFKIRPDWQVEFAPDGRTLIILTDRDGFNHLHSLPTAGAALEPITAGAWEIAEFAVDAANGTIYFVSNASHPAERQIYSVPLTGGPVSQLTRAAGIHVPIYAPDFSAFADLFSNDMTPPELFVRALPDASDDHQITRSPRPEFADHNWAEVRYVPFQSHIDGAELVARVMLPANFEPDGSHPMVVGSVYSDGLLNQWGGRAAHPSWGIDQYLASRGFVVVSPEIRGSFGRGRDWNRPMLNSYGSQDIEDIADCVKALVDLGYADGRRVGLWGSSYGGLMTLMSLFKKPGFYAAGFAGAPATNVWHAYPEQGWIMGLTEGDDFVDRYRAQSALFHSKDLQDPLMILHGTKDEVVLYADTIALVEKLIAQNKKFELVTLPGTGHAWAKQDLALTRFAYGKLADFFEKTLKGSR
- a CDS encoding pentapeptide repeat-containing protein, with product MTGEMDARDFKEFIRLGQFEKIERARVTGEVSFRGEEIPRNLRLLYVTFLGPVDFGDARISGSLDLTGCWFGRTLSLSNAMIDGELILDDVVVESTAQNGKAGDYDRAVVGTALDASGLRVTGRLSGAFLSVVGFADFSHARIDANAAFLAFEIRRSFAMSGLTVGGDLHLTAGYRSGATTKGFVAGNLDAANVSVRGNVFIAGVHINGNLNLWSADISGNFWLTPAVFKGSEAVASVVRGDMHLGASTVRGHVQFESVQIDGVLKLYSVDIGPLRIKHANDADAGPLGRRGCRLGGMWALGARIRGDALLYNLEVSGFGVGGERAVDLSQATIEGNLRLWAPGQFLEEGMRVTNGADMPEDRQSLIVGDIDLSGCSIGGDCNLTNLQVDGAVLLDDAEVTGDVLFQSAVSLLDSLQTQERHRDLYNRLVQHALEDRTGKPMARVRRLSMVMLRCHNDVDLSGLTLRATEAEVRSHSGYGTIDAHDITVAGHLWQYRTVGHQRWQQIAGGDVGIRPPNSDAQIPGSADFSGSKVWHMCLSGASFQTPVTRREDAETVERERGLILAGAKINELEITPLSSRHIFPIPINLADTAVTLWNLHDADDNRFTRYKSLLESDATFRRSTYLAAESSLRNRGHEAEADAIYREMVRRGHRERVRRRFWPSLLEITMVGVPAMLISMTLQLDLLVILATILIAALLSRPLVAFVRWLLWDWLLGFGTRPIRIGVVILIFLIISFAAVYLDSRNIGPTIGAEVATPDSPSYPQRWDLWDGAAITLRVHVPLANWGVRDDWQLADAPERSLYFAQTRVEGVRPEDYGMLMMILNFLAWPPFLAFALRRAFRFAS